A genomic segment from Centroberyx gerrardi isolate f3 chromosome 22, fCenGer3.hap1.cur.20231027, whole genome shotgun sequence encodes:
- the LOC139933325 gene encoding 5'-AMP-activated protein kinase subunit gamma-2-like, translating into MIRRKSEPIGPLGNTYSVSSPPPPPPLPRQEVVSVFRLETYLTEPRRPETRRLRSFSSPPDTGQRYAVCSSSRPTPPAAPAPPAVSSLHAARPVQAADGMLEQQDPDDAASESERDIYMRFMKSHKCYDIIPTSSKLVVFDTTLQVKKAFFALVANGVRAAPLWESKKQSFVGMLTITDFINILTRYYKSPMVQIYELEEHKIETWRELYLQETFKPLVHISPDASIFEAVYSLIKNKIHRLPVIDPVSGNALYILTHKRILKFLQLFVCEMPKPAFMKQTLEELGVGTYSNIAYIHPDTPLITALSVFTHRRVSALPVVDHSGKVVDIYSKFDVINLAAEKTYNNLDVTVTQALRHRSQYFEGVMKCNKLETLETIVDRIVKAEVHRLVVVDEESHIIGIVSLSDILQALVLTPAGVGRKDSLPSQPAALASTEPETGSEPGPDQDLEPGRETDRETETESERETGCSVDGVAGIETDASLEMGAVEEKETDGEAERQADTKTEGETDTDGERETEGERETEGERDTDVTQSESEAKPETGGEAERQKDSETDTEATEGERETESQTEREAEGETEATDTQTECETDAERQTELSAVSQEEVELQLESETGPTETDEGEEGGEEEETGEGGEEEKEEEGNGGEGGKEGEEEEETGEGGEEEKEEAKEGEAEEGIGEGSEGGEKEGGDESQEGTGEGEEEGKEAEVEKECVSSMKQRILVDAE; encoded by the exons ATGATCAGGAGGAAGTCAGAACCCATCGGCCCTCTGGGAAATA cctacagcgtctcctctcctcctcctcctcctcctcttcctcgtcagGAGGTGGTGAGTGTTTTCCGGTTGGAGACGTACCTGACGGAGCCGCGGCGGCCGGAGACCAGGCGGCTgcgctccttctcctccccccccgACACCGGCCAGCGCTACGccgtctgctcctcctccagacCGACGCCTCCTGCCGCTCCCGCGCCTCCTGCGGTGTCGTCTCTTCATGCTGCGAGGCCG GTTCAAGCTGCAGACGGCATGTTGGAGCAACAAGACCCAGATGATGCCG cctcagagtcagagagagatatCTACATGCGTTTCATGAAGTCCCATAAGTGTTACGACATCATTCCCACCAGCTCCAAACTGGTGGTGTTCGACACCACGCTACag GTGAAGAAAGCTTTCTTTGCTCTGGTGGCGAATGGAGTCAGAGCCGCTCCACTGTGGGAGAGCAAGAAACAGAGCTTTGTAG gaaTGTTGACCATCACAGATTTCATCAACATCCTGACCAGATACTATAAATCCCCCATG gTCCAGATCTATGAGTTGGAGGAACATAAGATCGAGACGTGGAGAG AGCTGTACCTGCAGGAGACCTTTAAACCTCTAGTCCACATCTCACCTGACGCCAg tatatTTGAAGCTGTGTATTCGTTGATAAAGAATAAAATCCATCGGCTTCCTGTCATCGACCCTGTCAGTGGCAACGCCCTCTACATCCTGACGCACAAGAGGATACTCAAGTTCCTACAGCTCTTT gtgtgtgagATGCCCAAGCCGGCCTTTATGAAGCAGACGTTGGAGGAGCTGGGAGTAGGAACGTACTCCAACATCGCCTACATCCACCCTGACACGCCGCTCATCACCGCCCTGTCCGTCTTCACGCACCGACGGGTGTCCGCCCTGCCCGTCGTCGACCACAGCG gtaaaGTGGTGGATATCTACTCCAAGTTTGACGTCATT aacCTAGCAGCAGAGAAGACCTATAACAACCTGGATGTGACGGTCACTCAGGCTCTCAGGCATCGCTCCCAGTATTTTGAGGGGGTCATGAAATGCAACAAACTGGAAACACTGGAAACCATAGTGGACCGCATAGTCAAGGctgag gtCCACAGACTGGTTGTGGTTGATGAGGAGTCTCATATCATCGGTatcgtctctctgtctgacatcCTGCAAGCGCTGGTCTTAACACccgcag gtgtaGGTAGGAAGGACAGTCTTCCCAGTCAGCCAGCAGCTCTGGCTTCGACAGAACCAGAGACGGGAAGTGAACCTGGACCAGACCAGGACCTGGAGcctggcagagagacagacagagagacagagacagagtcagagagagagacagggtgtaGCGTTGATGGTGTGGCTGGTATAGAGACTGATGCCAGCTTAGAGATGGGTGctgtggaggagaaagagacagatggagaggcagagagacaggcagacacaaagacagaaggagagacagacacagatggagagagagagacagagggagagagagagacagagggagagagagacactgacgTCACACAATCCGAGAGCGAAGCTAAACCGGAGACGGGAGGcgaggcagaaagacagaaagacagcgAGACAGACACCGAGgcgacagagggagagagagagacagaatcacagacggagagagaggcggagggcGAGACAGaagcaacagacacacagacagagtgtgagacagacgcagagagacagacagagctgtcTGCTGTGAGTCAGGAAGAGGTGGAGCTTCAGctagagagtgagacaggaccAACAGAGACAGacgaaggagaggaaggaggagaggaggaggagaccggcgaaggaggggaggaggagaaggaggaggaaggaaatgggggagaaggagggaaggaaggagaggaagaggaggagacaggtgaaggaggggaggaagagaaggaggaggcgaAGGAGGGAGAAGCGGAGGAGGGGATAGGGGAAggaagcgagggaggagagaaggagggaggagacgaaTCCCAAGAGGGAACTggcgaaggagaggaggaagggaaggaggcgGAAgtagagaaggag TGTGTCAGCAGCATGAAGCAGAGGATCCTGGTGGACGCAGAGTAA